Within Musa acuminata AAA Group cultivar baxijiao unplaced genomic scaffold, Cavendish_Baxijiao_AAA HiC_scaffold_519, whole genome shotgun sequence, the genomic segment CGTGCTGAGTTTGGCCTAACAGGAATTTTCTTTCGTTGTCAGAGAGATGGAGAAATCTTGGAGCTAAATGCTCCGAAAACAATATCAACTCTATAGAGGCCAAATGGTGGGTAGATGAACTCTGGCCTTTGATCTGGCCTTGTACAGTAGCAGTTTCTCCGATAGAGGAAGATCTTGAGATAAGATGGCAGAGGTTGTAGTCTTCAGCTTGATCGAGAAGATGACCGATGCTGTGGCCACTGCAGCAGTCCGACCTCCCGGCGGCCTCGCCAGGCCTCAGCAGAACGTTCACGAAGGGATGATCCGGATCAAGAGCGAGCTCGAGGTGATGCAGGAGTTCCTCAAGTCCATGAACACGTACAGAGGCGAACATGAGCTGGTCTTTATCTCCTGGGCCAAGCAGGTTCAAGATGTGGCCTACGACATCGAGGACATCGTCGACGAGTACACCTACGTCGTCGCCGGTAGCAGCTGGGGCAGCTTGGGAGCCTTCGTCCGTGGCCTCTCCAACGACGCCAAGGCCACTGCTTTGCGCGAAATCGCCAGGAGACTGGAGGCCAAGGAAGTTAGCCTTGCTCAGCTATCAGGAATCGGAGAGTTGCCTGTCATCAGAATCCCACAGAAGTTGGCGGAGCTGCCCGACGACCCCCAGCCGGGCTACCATTTAGCGGAATCAGCACACTTCGTCGAGGAAGACGAACTTGTGGGGATCGACGACCACAAGGATAGGCTTATCGGGTTGCTGACGGACGAGGAGCCCCGGCGCACCGCAGTCGCCGTCTTCGGCATGGGCGGCGTCGGGAAGACCACCCTCGTGACCAGAGTTTACAGAGACAGAGCAATCCTCAGCCACTTCAGCTGCCGCGCGTGGGTCATTGTGTCCCAAAACTACAACATCGATGACCTGCTGCGGAAGATCCTGAGGGCgctgctgcaggagaggatggaaGAGACCGCCGACGACTTCGATTCGATGGAGTACAGGAGGCTGGTGGAAGCACTCCGCGCGCATCTGGACCGCCAGAGGTACCTGATTGTGCTGGACGATGTGTGGCAGGTCAGCATCTGGACGGACATCAGCTACGCGCTGCTCGCCAACAACTGCCGGAGCAGAGTCATCATCACCACGAGGATGCAGGAAGTGGCTTCGGTGGCGGGTGGCAGCCGGGTCATGACAGTGGACCCTCTGCCGGAGGAGATGGCGTGGTCTCTCTTCTGCAAGAAGGCGTTTCCGAGGGGGGAAGGAAGCGTGTGCCCCCCGGCGCTGGAGCACTGGGCCAGAAGAATCGTGGACAAGTGCGAAGGCCTCCCCCTCGCCATCGTCGCCATCGGCATCCTGTTGTCCCACAGGGACAGGGCGGAGTCGACATGGAAGAGCATGCACGACGGCCTGACATGGTCTACCACCGAACACACAGGGCTCCATAGAGTCTCCAGAATCCTGAGCCTAAGCATCAGGCATCTACCGTACCACCTCAGGAACTGCCTCTTACACTGCAGCCTCTTCCCGGAGGGTTACCTCATCGGAAGAAATCGGTTGATCAGGCTCTGGGTGGCGGAAGGGTTCGTGAAGGAGCGGCGTCAGAGGTCGATGGAGGAGGTGGCCGAGGACTACCTCAACCAACTGGTCGGCCGCTGCCTGCTCCAAGTCACCCACACAAACGAGTCCGGAAGGGTGCGCTTCTGCCGAGTTCATGACCTCGTCAGGGAGCTCATCGTGGCCAGATCCAGAGACGAGCACTTCGCCGAGGCGTACGACGGCAAGCCGGAAGATTTAAGCGATCGGATCCGGCGACTCTCCCTCGTGCAGGGTGAAGATGAGAGGCTGAGCGAGAAGATGCCGCTGCTTCGGTCCTTCCTTGCGTTCTCACCGGCTTCCACCTCGCTGCTCTCCAAGTGTCGGCTGATAAGAGTCTTGGATCTCCGCGCCGCTCCATTGGAGAGCTTGCCGGACGAGATAGGCCACCTCTTCAACCTGCGATACCTGAGCATACGGCGCACCAATGTCAGGCACCTGCCCAAAACACTGGGAAGCCTTCGGAAGCTTGAAACCTTGGATGCGGTCTACACCCACGTCGAGGAGCTCCCCAGCGGAGTCACAAGGCTGGAGAGGCTGCGGCATCTGATGGTGAAGAAGTTCCACCGTCAGACTTCAAGATACACCATTCTCGGCGGCGGAGTCGTCGTTCCGGGCGGGATGGGCAAGCTGCAGAAGCTGCAGACTCTGAAGGCCGTAGTAGTGGAGGACGAGACGACGGTCCGGCATCTGCGGAGTCTGACGCAGATGAAGAGCTTGGACATCAGAGGCGTGAGAACCATCCACAGCAAGTTGCTCTCGGCGTCCATATCCAATATGGATCGCCTTGTTCGCCTGGTGGTGATGGCGAGGCACAAAGACGACACCTTGCTGCT encodes:
- the LOC103997755 gene encoding disease resistance protein RPM1-like, coding for MAEVVVFSLIEKMTDAVATAAVRPPGGLARPQQNVHEGMIRIKSELEVMQEFLKSMNTYRGEHELVFISWAKQVQDVAYDIEDIVDEYTYVVAGSSWGSLGAFVRGLSNDAKATALREIARRLEAKEVSLAQLSGIGELPVIRIPQKLAELPDDPQPGYHLAESAHFVEEDELVGIDDHKDRLIGLLTDEEPRRTAVAVFGMGGVGKTTLVTRVYRDRAILSHFSCRAWVIVSQNYNIDDLLRKILRALLQERMEETADDFDSMEYRRLVEALRAHLDRQRYLIVLDDVWQVSIWTDISYALLANNCRSRVIITTRMQEVASVAGGSRVMTVDPLPEEMAWSLFCKKAFPRGEGSVCPPALEHWARRIVDKCEGLPLAIVAIGILLSHRDRAESTWKSMHDGLTWSTTEHTGLHRVSRILSLSIRHLPYHLRNCLLHCSLFPEGYLIGRNRLIRLWVAEGFVKERRQRSMEEVAEDYLNQLVGRCLLQVTHTNESGRVRFCRVHDLVRELIVARSRDEHFAEAYDGKPEDLSDRIRRLSLVQGEDERLSEKMPLLRSFLAFSPASTSLLSKCRLIRVLDLRAAPLESLPDEIGHLFNLRYLSIRRTNVRHLPKTLGSLRKLETLDAVYTHVEELPSGVTRLERLRHLMVKKFHRQTSRYTILGGGVVVPGGMGKLQKLQTLKAVVVEDETTVRHLRSLTQMKSLDIRGVRTIHSKLLSASISNMDRLVRLVVMARHKDDTLLLNNLTPPPQLRKLSLYGMLEKGMTSRWPDSLRALTHLVLKMSRLKEDSLSSLMELPNLVSLFLMQAYDGTELCFRAGWLRRLKSLGLCDMIHLSRMEVEENALESLRELRLVRCGKLKTIPVGIEYLGGLQKLELEGMPIELVEKLHGGGQTEDDRVRLQHIPIIMNWFQRDGCWMEERLS